From the Acidilutibacter cellobiosedens genome, one window contains:
- the gpmI gene encoding 2,3-bisphosphoglycerate-independent phosphoglycerate mutase has product MTKKLVMLAILDGWGIGKKYEGNTLSLARLPNYDKLLKEYPNTKLKASGLAVGLPEGQMGNSEVGHLNIGAGRIIYQELTEITKSIEDGDFFEKKELLEAIDNVKNNNSNFHIMGLVSDGGVHSHNTHLYAILRLLKEKGIKKVYVHAFLDGRDVPPKSGKAYLEQLEAKIKEIGVGKIATVSGRYYAMDRDKRWDRTEKAYNAVVFGQGKEFSSAARAIDDSYDNGVTDEFVIPSVIKKSGEDSVTVENGDSIVFFNFRPDRARQLTRAIVDEDFNGFERKKKVNTFFVTMTEYDKTIKNVHVVYKKEVPENTFGQYVSKLGFTQLRIAETEKYAHVTFFFNGGREEPFKGEDRALIPSPKVATYDLKPEMSAIEVSEEVLKRIRMDKYDFIILNFANPDMVGHTGSIPAAVKAVETVDKLLGDIVEEIVKRQGKILITADHGNVECMLDENNTPVTSHTTNEVPCIIVGAGNVKLREGKLCDIAPTLLDMANIQIPKEMTGKSLILKED; this is encoded by the coding sequence ATGACAAAAAAATTAGTAATGCTTGCCATTTTGGATGGCTGGGGAATAGGGAAAAAATATGAAGGCAATACCCTTTCCCTTGCTAGACTTCCAAATTATGATAAGCTTTTGAAGGAATACCCCAATACTAAACTTAAAGCAAGCGGCTTAGCTGTTGGACTTCCTGAGGGACAAATGGGAAATTCGGAGGTAGGGCATTTAAATATTGGAGCGGGAAGAATTATATATCAAGAACTTACTGAAATCACAAAATCCATTGAAGATGGGGATTTTTTTGAAAAAAAAGAACTTTTGGAAGCAATAGACAATGTGAAAAATAATAATTCCAATTTTCATATAATGGGCCTGGTGTCTGACGGAGGAGTTCATAGCCATAATACCCATTTGTATGCAATTCTCAGGCTTCTTAAGGAAAAAGGTATTAAAAAGGTATATGTACATGCTTTTCTTGACGGAAGAGATGTTCCTCCCAAAAGTGGAAAGGCATATTTGGAACAATTAGAAGCTAAAATCAAAGAAATAGGAGTAGGGAAAATTGCTACTGTATCGGGAAGATATTATGCCATGGACAGAGACAAAAGATGGGACAGAACGGAAAAAGCATATAATGCAGTAGTGTTTGGGCAAGGCAAGGAGTTTTCCTCTGCCGCCAGAGCAATAGATGACTCTTATGATAATGGTGTGACTGATGAATTTGTTATTCCTTCAGTTATAAAAAAATCTGGTGAAGATTCGGTTACAGTAGAAAACGGAGATTCAATAGTATTTTTTAATTTTAGACCGGACAGAGCAAGACAGTTGACAAGAGCTATAGTTGATGAGGATTTCAACGGGTTTGAAAGAAAGAAAAAAGTAAATACTTTCTTTGTCACTATGACTGAATATGACAAGACGATTAAAAATGTTCACGTAGTTTATAAAAAAGAAGTTCCTGAAAATACTTTCGGTCAATATGTAAGTAAACTTGGATTTACTCAGTTGAGAATTGCTGAAACCGAAAAATATGCTCATGTTACTTTCTTCTTTAACGGAGGAAGAGAAGAGCCTTTTAAAGGAGAAGACAGAGCGCTCATTCCTTCTCCGAAAGTTGCAACTTACGATTTAAAGCCGGAGATGAGTGCAATAGAAGTATCAGAAGAAGTATTGAAAAGAATAAGAATGGATAAGTATGATTTTATCATATTGAATTTTGCAAATCCCGATATGGTAGGTCATACAGGTAGTATACCTGCTGCTGTGAAGGCTGTGGAAACTGTTGATAAACTATTGGGAGATATAGTGGAAGAAATAGTTAAGAGACAAGGAAAGATACTGATTACTGCAGACCATGGAAATGTGGAATGTATGCTGGATGAAAACAATACTCCCGTTACGTCTCATACCACAAATGAGGTTCCCTGCATAATCGTAGGAGCCGGCAATGTAAAGCTTCGTGAGGGAAAGCTTTGCGATATAGCACCTACATTGCTTGATATGGCTAATATTCAAATACCGAAAGAAATGACAGGCAAATCACTTATTTTGAAGGAGGATTAA
- the tpiA gene encoding triose-phosphate isomerase gives MRLPIIAGNWKMNKNIKEALELVEIIKNGEKKDSVEVVLCVPYTDLISVKEALKGTNIKLGAQNMHWKESGAFTGEISPLMLNEIGVDYVIIGHSERRQYFNETDDTVNKKIKSALNHNIKPIVCVGETLEEREKGIEETIVGNQIKKAFDGIEEESMGKIVIAYEPIWAIGTGKTASNEDANKMIGFIRNTIGEIYSEKTKDKIRIQYGGSVKPSNIAELMKEEEIDGALVGGASLTKDFLKLINF, from the coding sequence ATGCGTCTGCCAATAATTGCTGGAAACTGGAAAATGAATAAGAATATAAAAGAAGCGTTGGAATTAGTTGAAATAATCAAAAATGGCGAGAAGAAAGATAGTGTGGAAGTAGTACTTTGTGTACCTTATACGGATTTGATCAGTGTGAAGGAAGCTTTAAAGGGAACCAACATTAAGTTGGGTGCTCAAAATATGCATTGGAAAGAATCAGGAGCTTTTACCGGAGAAATTTCTCCTTTGATGCTCAATGAAATAGGGGTAGATTACGTGATAATCGGTCACTCTGAACGAAGACAATATTTTAACGAAACAGATGATACTGTAAACAAAAAAATTAAATCAGCCTTAAATCATAATATTAAGCCGATAGTATGTGTAGGAGAGACATTAGAAGAAAGAGAAAAGGGAATTGAAGAAACTATAGTGGGAAATCAGATAAAGAAAGCTTTTGATGGAATAGAAGAAGAATCAATGGGAAAAATAGTTATTGCTTATGAACCCATATGGGCCATAGGGACAGGAAAGACAGCATCCAATGAGGATGCTAACAAAATGATAGGTTTTATAAGAAACACTATAGGAGAGATATATAGTGAAAAAACAAAGGATAAAATTAGAATACAATATGGTGGGAGTGTAAAACCATCCAACATTGCCGAATTGATGAAAGAAGAAGAAATAGATGGAGCATTGGTTGGAGGGGCAAGTCTGACAAAAGATTTTCTAAAGCTTATAAATTTTTGA
- a CDS encoding phosphoglycerate kinase, with amino-acid sequence MLNKKSIKDFDVRGKKVLVRCDFNVPMDANQNITDDRRIVSALPTIRYLIDNDAKIILLSHLGRPKGEPNPKYSLAPVAKRLSELVRKNVIFAQDDKVVSDKVKNIVSEMKNGDIVLLENTRYRKEEEKNGEEFAKELASLGEIYINDAFGTSHRAHASNVGLSTYLPSGAGFLVQKEIEVMGKALENPERPFIAILGGAKVSDKIGVIENLLNKVDTIIIGGGMAFTFLNSKGYNVGKSLLEKDKVEFAKKLIAKAEEKKVKLLLPVDTVVGKELKNDTEFKTVNSDAIPDDMMGLDIGEKTIKLFTDEIKTAKTIVWNGPMGVFEMENFSKGTNAIAKAMSESAAVTIVGGGDSASAVEKAGYANKITHISTGGGASLEFLEGKELPGIAAISDK; translated from the coding sequence ATGTTAAACAAAAAATCTATAAAGGATTTTGATGTTAGAGGAAAAAAAGTATTGGTTAGATGTGATTTTAATGTACCTATGGATGCAAATCAAAATATTACGGATGACAGAAGAATAGTCAGTGCTTTGCCTACAATAAGATACTTAATTGATAATGACGCAAAAATAATACTACTTTCCCACCTTGGAAGACCAAAGGGAGAGCCGAATCCAAAATATTCTTTAGCTCCTGTGGCTAAAAGGCTTTCTGAACTTGTGAGAAAAAATGTAATATTTGCACAAGACGATAAAGTAGTCAGTGACAAGGTAAAGAATATTGTATCAGAAATGAAAAACGGAGATATAGTTTTATTAGAGAATACAAGGTATAGAAAAGAAGAAGAAAAGAATGGAGAAGAATTTGCAAAGGAATTGGCTTCTCTCGGAGAAATTTATATAAACGATGCTTTCGGAACTTCTCATAGAGCTCATGCTTCTAATGTAGGATTATCGACTTATCTACCTTCCGGAGCTGGGTTCTTAGTTCAAAAGGAAATAGAAGTTATGGGAAAAGCATTGGAAAATCCCGAAAGACCATTTATAGCAATTCTTGGAGGAGCAAAAGTTTCTGATAAAATCGGTGTAATAGAGAATTTGTTAAATAAAGTTGATACTATAATTATTGGCGGAGGAATGGCATTTACCTTCTTAAATTCAAAGGGATATAATGTAGGAAAATCTCTTTTGGAAAAAGATAAAGTGGAATTTGCTAAGAAGTTAATTGCAAAGGCCGAAGAGAAGAAAGTTAAATTACTTCTTCCGGTGGACACAGTAGTCGGTAAGGAATTAAAAAATGATACCGAGTTTAAAACAGTTAATTCGGATGCTATTCCGGATGATATGATGGGATTGGATATCGGAGAAAAAACAATAAAATTATTTACCGATGAAATTAAAACAGCGAAAACTATAGTATGGAATGGTCCTATGGGAGTTTTTGAAATGGAAAACTTCAGCAAGGGTACTAATGCCATAGCAAAAGCAATGTCCGAGTCTGCTGCTGTAACCATAGTTGGCGGAGGAGATAGTGCTTCTGCTGTTGAAAAGGCAGGGTATGCAAATAAAATAACCCATATATCTACCGGAGGAGGAGCAAGTCTTGAGTTTCTTGAAGGGAAAGAACTTCCGGGGATTGCGGCTATAAGTGATAAATAG
- the gap gene encoding type I glyceraldehyde-3-phosphate dehydrogenase, with protein sequence MTMKVGISGFGRIGRDVLRIYAQEGIKDFDVVAINASGNLPDLAHLFKYDTLYGKFKGTIEVEDDYLILNGKKIKVVNHRNPEEIPWKDLGVELVIESTGAFRDREGASKHLKAGAKKVLITAPAKNEDITIVMGVNEEKYDKDKHNIISNASCTTNCLAPVAKVILENFGIKKGLMTTVHSYTNDQQILDKRHKDLRRARAAAESIIPTTTGAAKAVALVIPELKGKLNGFAMRVPTPTVSVVDVVFQVEKPTTTEEVNKVLKEASEGKISRFLGYSDEPLVSVDYKGDPRSSIVDGLSTMVIDDMVKVVSWYDNEWGYSYRVVDLASYIANKEK encoded by the coding sequence ATGACAATGAAGGTTGGTATTAGCGGATTTGGAAGAATAGGAAGAGATGTATTAAGAATTTATGCTCAAGAGGGCATAAAAGATTTTGATGTAGTAGCAATTAACGCTTCAGGTAATTTACCGGATTTAGCACATCTTTTTAAATACGATACTCTTTATGGAAAATTTAAAGGCACAATAGAAGTTGAAGACGATTATTTAATTTTAAATGGAAAGAAAATAAAGGTTGTTAATCACAGGAATCCTGAAGAAATTCCTTGGAAAGATCTTGGAGTAGAATTGGTAATTGAGTCTACGGGTGCATTTAGAGACAGAGAAGGAGCATCGAAACATCTAAAAGCCGGAGCTAAAAAGGTATTGATTACTGCTCCTGCAAAGAATGAGGATATTACTATAGTTATGGGAGTCAATGAAGAAAAGTATGATAAGGATAAACACAACATTATATCAAATGCTTCATGTACTACTAACTGCCTTGCTCCTGTTGCAAAGGTAATTCTTGAGAATTTTGGAATTAAAAAAGGTTTGATGACTACAGTTCATTCATACACAAATGACCAACAAATTCTTGATAAGAGGCATAAAGATCTTAGAAGAGCAAGAGCAGCAGCGGAATCGATTATTCCTACAACTACCGGAGCGGCAAAAGCTGTTGCATTGGTTATACCGGAACTTAAAGGTAAATTAAATGGTTTTGCAATGAGAGTTCCTACTCCTACAGTTTCTGTAGTAGATGTGGTGTTCCAAGTTGAAAAACCGACTACAACTGAAGAAGTAAATAAAGTACTTAAAGAGGCAAGTGAAGGCAAGATATCAAGATTCCTTGGATATTCAGATGAACCTTTAGTATCAGTAGATTATAAGGGAGATCCTCGTTCATCAATAGTTGACGGATTATCAACTATGGTTATTGACGACATGGTAAAAGTAGTTTCTTGGTATGATAATGAATGGGGATATTCATACAGAGTTGTGGATCTTGCAAGCTATATTGCAAATAAAGAAAAATAA
- a CDS encoding sugar-binding transcriptional regulator, giving the protein MNRLIETEKKIVPEILEIMGKRYEILKIIFYHQPIGRRALANELKVGERVARTEVNILKEQGLIKIESMGMYLTEEGKQLLDDLKGVIYEMKGLDNLERKLEKALKIKKAIIVSGNCDEDELALKDMGKTTAMYLRNIINDNQIIGITGGSTMAYVAEGMPDEKKKEGIVVIPARGGLGERVETQANIIAAKLAYKLGGSYKLLHMPDNIKQDDLKVMIKNPEIKEIIDMIKKIDILVFGMGRADVMARRRNLKEETINELLSRGAVAEAFGHYFDMKGNIVGEATTVGLSLADFNGIENVIGVGGGEGKAEAIISICSLKSNLVLITDEGAGRRILNLV; this is encoded by the coding sequence ATGAATAGGCTGATTGAGACTGAAAAGAAAATAGTGCCGGAAATTTTAGAAATTATGGGAAAAAGATATGAAATATTAAAAATTATTTTTTATCATCAACCCATTGGAAGAAGAGCTCTTGCCAATGAACTTAAAGTTGGAGAAAGGGTTGCAAGAACGGAAGTTAATATTTTAAAAGAACAAGGGTTAATAAAAATTGAATCAATGGGTATGTATTTAACGGAGGAAGGAAAGCAGCTTTTAGATGATTTAAAGGGCGTCATCTATGAAATGAAAGGCCTTGACAATTTGGAAAGAAAACTGGAAAAGGCATTAAAGATAAAAAAAGCGATTATAGTGTCTGGAAATTGTGATGAGGATGAATTAGCTTTAAAAGATATGGGAAAAACTACTGCTATGTACTTAAGAAACATTATAAATGACAATCAGATTATAGGAATTACAGGTGGAAGTACTATGGCTTATGTAGCTGAAGGAATGCCTGATGAAAAGAAAAAGGAAGGAATAGTTGTAATACCTGCCAGAGGAGGACTTGGAGAGAGAGTGGAAACTCAGGCCAACATTATTGCCGCCAAATTGGCATATAAGCTGGGCGGAAGTTATAAACTTCTCCATATGCCTGACAATATAAAACAGGATGATTTAAAGGTTATGATTAAAAATCCGGAAATTAAAGAAATTATTGATATGATTAAAAAAATTGATATTTTGGTTTTCGGAATGGGAAGAGCAGACGTTATGGCAAGAAGAAGGAATCTTAAAGAGGAAACCATAAATGAATTATTGAGCAGAGGTGCTGTAGCAGAGGCTTTTGGGCATTATTTCGACATGAAAGGCAATATAGTAGGAGAAGCAACAACAGTAGGGCTTTCTCTTGCCGATTTTAATGGTATTGAAAATGTCATAGGAGTTGGCGGTGGGGAAGGTAAGGCAGAAGCAATAATTTCTATTTGTTCTTTAAAAAGTAACTTAGTTTTAATAACCGATGAAGGTGCAGGAAGAAGAATATTAAATTTGGTTTAA
- the rpoN gene encoding RNA polymerase factor sigma-54 translates to MRLGYDLTLEQAQKLVMTPELRQAIQLLQYNSLELNEYLEIQMESNPMLEVANNSIEHENIEELGKEAEDIDWKEFLGKYDDISYTERRDKNIKEVTYENFISYSPSLKEYLLSQLNLTNMDEKEKNVGQFIIESVDENGYLAVSLDSIAEELGVSFEYAENVLFQIQTFDPVGVGARDLKECLIIQLIDRKIEDPNVFTVVENYLEDIANNRMMKISKELNIDIKEVQKICDVIRSLEPKPGRGFGGSSDNIRYIVPDITLQHVDGEYIVVLNDVTGPRLNINSFYKELVSKTNDPQISQFLNSKLNSALWVIKSIEQRRTTIYRVVKSILKFQLDFFEKGEKFLKPLTLKEVADDIGVHESTVSRATNGKYMQTPRGVFELKYFFSSGVSGEKGDVSAISIKSTLKDLIENENHKKPLSDQQISNLLKEKGISISRRTVAKYREEMNIASSSMRRRF, encoded by the coding sequence ATGAGATTAGGTTATGATTTAACTCTTGAACAAGCTCAAAAATTGGTAATGACGCCTGAGTTGAGACAGGCTATTCAACTGCTTCAATATAATAGTTTAGAATTAAATGAATATTTGGAAATCCAGATGGAATCAAATCCCATGCTGGAAGTAGCAAATAATTCTATTGAACATGAGAATATTGAAGAACTTGGGAAAGAAGCTGAGGATATTGATTGGAAAGAATTTCTTGGTAAATATGACGACATAAGTTATACGGAGCGAAGAGATAAAAATATTAAAGAAGTTACCTATGAAAATTTTATTAGTTATTCTCCATCTTTAAAGGAATATTTGTTATCTCAGCTGAATTTAACTAATATGGACGAGAAGGAAAAAAATGTAGGACAGTTTATAATTGAGAGCGTAGATGAAAACGGATACCTTGCCGTTTCATTAGATTCCATTGCTGAAGAATTGGGTGTTTCTTTTGAGTATGCGGAAAATGTTTTATTTCAAATTCAAACCTTTGACCCGGTAGGAGTAGGGGCAAGGGATTTAAAAGAGTGTTTAATTATTCAGCTTATAGATAGAAAGATTGAGGACCCAAATGTATTTACTGTCGTTGAAAACTATCTTGAGGATATCGCCAATAACAGAATGATGAAAATATCAAAGGAGTTAAACATTGATATTAAGGAAGTTCAAAAAATATGTGATGTTATCAGAAGTTTGGAACCAAAACCCGGCAGAGGGTTCGGCGGAAGTTCGGATAATATTAGATATATCGTTCCTGATATTACTCTTCAGCATGTGGATGGTGAATATATTGTAGTTTTAAATGATGTAACAGGACCCAGATTGAATATTAATAGCTTTTATAAGGAATTGGTATCTAAAACTAACGATCCTCAGATATCACAATTTTTAAATTCAAAATTGAATTCCGCTTTGTGGGTTATAAAAAGTATTGAACAGCGTAGAACGACAATATACAGAGTTGTAAAATCTATACTGAAATTTCAGTTGGACTTTTTTGAAAAGGGAGAGAAATTTCTTAAACCTCTTACCTTAAAAGAAGTTGCTGATGATATCGGAGTTCATGAGTCTACCGTAAGCAGAGCAACTAACGGAAAGTATATGCAAACCCCCAGGGGAGTGTTTGAATTAAAATATTTCTTTTCCAGTGGTGTAAGCGGAGAAAAGGGAGATGTTTCAGCGATTAGCATTAAATCAACCCTTAAGGATTTAATAGAAAATGAAAATCATAAAAAACCGTTGAGTGATCAACAAATATCTAATTTGCTTAAGGAAAAGGGTATCAGTATTTCGAGAAGGACTGTTGCAAAATATAGAGAGGAAATGAATATAGCTTCTTCATCTATGAGAAGAAGATTTTAG
- a CDS encoding helix-turn-helix domain-containing protein — protein sequence MNESISLSVGQNLKRIRKELNLKQYAITGGKITRNLISLIENDKTPLYEDNAKIIAETMNIALEEKKLDIIIEPEDILNPARYDAKKRADEYIEELKNFLDEKNFEIKEEKLEEIERFLNHWNLSDKKATIYELIGDLCYYKHDLDNEYKYLTRALDYSFIYPQKKDVYKIVLKLVANYINTGKYEEAIRLGNFGLGSQKEMTDRSKGLFYYNIGLAYSHLKRPDNCLEQVNMAKKYIKNVNDNVAIRIMILEGNSFTKKKEYDKALEAYAHALEMLRDHQNDYEGLYLVYINSIEVFINQKNHSKVTEYLDLIMNVFPHLTKMPHYITNAYLDVSDAYSFLKKYDSCEKYLKIALKSAKNKNEKELQSRILLKMFDFYTERDEDEKVDYVMRELTEYISNIPKDDKTALSAKLILYYLKDKDEEKAKKLAQKIINKGGNV from the coding sequence ATGAATGAGAGTATAAGTCTGTCTGTCGGACAAAACTTAAAGAGGATTCGAAAGGAATTGAATTTAAAACAGTATGCCATCACCGGAGGCAAAATTACCCGAAATTTAATAAGTCTTATAGAAAACGACAAAACTCCATTGTATGAAGATAACGCAAAGATAATCGCGGAAACTATGAATATCGCATTGGAAGAAAAAAAATTGGATATCATCATTGAGCCGGAAGACATCTTAAATCCAGCTCGATACGACGCCAAAAAAAGAGCTGACGAATACATAGAAGAGTTAAAAAACTTTTTAGATGAAAAAAATTTCGAAATTAAAGAGGAAAAGCTGGAAGAAATCGAAAGATTTTTAAATCATTGGAACTTAAGCGATAAAAAAGCTACCATATATGAACTGATAGGCGATTTATGTTATTACAAACATGATTTGGACAACGAATATAAGTATTTGACAAGGGCTTTGGATTATTCCTTTATATATCCTCAAAAAAAAGATGTTTATAAAATAGTATTAAAGTTAGTAGCCAACTATATTAATACCGGAAAATATGAAGAAGCTATCAGATTAGGAAACTTCGGCCTTGGGAGCCAAAAAGAGATGACAGACCGTTCAAAGGGGTTATTCTATTACAATATAGGACTTGCTTACAGCCATTTAAAGAGGCCTGATAATTGTTTAGAACAAGTAAATATGGCAAAAAAATATATTAAGAATGTAAATGATAATGTAGCAATAAGAATAATGATATTGGAAGGCAATTCCTTTACAAAAAAGAAAGAATACGATAAAGCTTTAGAAGCATATGCTCATGCTTTAGAAATGTTAAGAGATCATCAAAATGACTATGAGGGGTTGTATTTAGTATATATAAATTCAATAGAGGTATTTATAAATCAAAAAAATCATTCTAAAGTTACCGAATATTTAGATCTTATCATGAATGTTTTCCCTCATTTAACAAAAATGCCACACTATATAACAAATGCTTACTTAGATGTCTCTGATGCATATTCTTTTTTAAAAAAATATGATTCTTGTGAGAAGTATTTAAAAATTGCATTAAAATCAGCTAAAAACAAAAATGAAAAAGAACTACAGTCAAGAATTTTGTTGAAGATGTTCGACTTTTATACTGAAAGAGATGAAGATGAAAAAGTTGATTATGTCATGAGGGAATTAACAGAATATATATCAAATATTCCTAAAGACGACAAAACCGCGTTATCAGCGAAGTTAATTTTATATTATCTTAAAGATAAAGATGAAGAAAAGGCTAAGAAATTAGCTCAAAAAATAATAAATAAGGGAGGAAATGTATAA